One window of the Candidatus Zixiibacteriota bacterium genome contains the following:
- a CDS encoding conserved membrane hypothetical protein (Evidence 4 : Unknown function but conserved in other organisms), protein MATGTFLWTTLGAFLTLCIFSFLYRDNPLYKFAEHLMVGVSAGYFVILLWHNGLVPNLFSFLSDGHFYFLWLDAKSWWYIVPALLGVMMWTRFSRKWAWISRWPIAIYIGIGTGITIPLVMRTSINLQLYASIRKAIDWGNFFGHGYLDSASGFSQLLIFVGVVSALFYFFFSKEHTGLFNGIAKFGIGILMIGFGASFGYTVMGRISLFVQRIQALGNWTTLSWHSNTTFLIVWLLIIGIFALLSIYEFIRFLGRRGATE, encoded by the coding sequence ATGGCGACTGGTACATTTTTGTGGACGACCCTGGGAGCTTTCTTGACGCTCTGTATTTTCTCCTTTCTTTACCGCGACAATCCGCTCTATAAATTTGCGGAGCATCTCATGGTGGGCGTTTCGGCCGGCTATTTTGTCATACTGCTCTGGCATAATGGCCTCGTGCCCAACCTGTTCAGTTTTTTGAGCGACGGTCACTTTTATTTTCTTTGGCTCGATGCCAAAAGCTGGTGGTACATCGTCCCGGCTTTATTGGGTGTGATGATGTGGACCCGCTTTTCACGCAAATGGGCTTGGATCAGCCGCTGGCCGATTGCCATTTATATCGGTATCGGAACCGGTATCACTATCCCGCTGGTGATGCGTACCAGCATCAATCTCCAGCTTTACGCTTCTATCAGGAAGGCCATTGACTGGGGCAATTTCTTCGGACACGGCTATCTTGACTCGGCCTCGGGATTTTCCCAGCTCCTTATCTTCGTCGGCGTCGTCTCGGCGCTGTTCTATTTCTTCTTTTCCAAGGAGCATACCGGATTGTTTAACGGCATCGCCAAATTTGGTATTGGGATATTGATGATCGGCTTTGGTGCCTCTTTCGGATATACCGTTATGGGCCGCATTTCTCTCTTCGTGCAGAGAATTCAGGCTCTGGGAAACTGGACCACACTGTCCTGGCACAGCAATACGACATTCTTGATAGTTTGGCTCTTAATAATAGGCATTTTTGCCCTTCTTTCCATCTATGAGTTTATTCGCTTCTTGGGGAGGAGGGGAGCAACAGAATAG
- the comM gene encoding Competence protein ComM: MLSKVYSSATLGVNAYLVEVEADLQQQLPLFITVGLPDGAVRESKERVTAAIKNSDYIFPNKKVTINLAPADIRKEGSAFDLPMAVGILAATGQILRDSFDDYVILGELSLDGAIRPVPGVLPMAMHVQDSKGIKGILVPKDNASEAAMAQDLPVYPVTSLKEAVAFLEDTNTINRFELDINSVFSLSRKYDVDFCDVKGQESAKRALEVAAAGGHNIIMIGPPGSGKTMLARRLPTILPDMTVAEALETTKIHSVAGLMPGNTALIATRPFRAPHHTVSDAGLIGGGRIPKPGEVSLAHHGVLFLDEIAEFHKDVLEVLRQPMEDGQVTLSRATTSLTYPAAFMLAAAMNPCPCGYFGDTSHECNCTTGAIQRYMSRISGPLLDRIDIHITVPSVKFKELSSESAGEKSEIIRARVNMARKRQLARFNNEKKIFCNAHMQSKDIRKYCPIDEKSKSLLNLAISRQGLSARAYDRILKVARTIADLENIENIDAVHIAEAIHYRSLDRNLWLI; the protein is encoded by the coding sequence ATGCTGTCCAAAGTCTATTCCTCGGCAACACTGGGAGTCAATGCCTATCTGGTCGAAGTTGAAGCCGACCTGCAGCAACAACTCCCCCTTTTTATTACAGTCGGGTTGCCCGACGGGGCGGTTCGGGAGTCCAAGGAACGGGTGACCGCCGCCATCAAAAATTCCGACTATATCTTCCCCAATAAGAAAGTAACCATCAATCTCGCCCCCGCCGATATTCGCAAGGAAGGCTCGGCCTTCGACTTGCCGATGGCGGTCGGCATTCTCGCCGCTACCGGGCAAATACTTCGCGATTCTTTCGATGATTATGTTATCCTGGGGGAACTGTCGCTCGATGGCGCCATTCGTCCGGTGCCCGGGGTCCTTCCTATGGCGATGCATGTTCAGGACAGCAAAGGGATAAAGGGAATTCTGGTCCCGAAAGATAATGCTTCCGAGGCGGCTATGGCCCAGGATCTCCCGGTCTATCCCGTAACATCACTGAAGGAGGCGGTCGCCTTTTTGGAGGATACCAATACCATTAACCGCTTTGAACTCGATATAAATTCGGTCTTTTCCCTGTCACGTAAGTATGATGTCGATTTCTGCGATGTCAAAGGTCAGGAATCGGCCAAACGGGCTCTGGAAGTGGCGGCGGCCGGGGGGCATAATATCATTATGATTGGGCCCCCCGGCTCGGGAAAAACAATGCTGGCCCGGCGTCTCCCCACCATTCTTCCCGACATGACCGTCGCCGAAGCTCTCGAAACCACCAAAATCCATTCGGTGGCCGGTCTCATGCCCGGCAACACCGCTCTTATTGCCACCCGCCCTTTCCGGGCGCCGCACCATACTGTCTCCGACGCCGGCCTCATCGGCGGGGGACGGATTCCGAAGCCGGGGGAGGTCTCCCTGGCGCATCATGGGGTTCTGTTTCTTGACGAAATCGCCGAATTTCACAAAGATGTCCTTGAAGTTCTGCGCCAGCCGATGGAAGACGGCCAGGTTACACTCTCTCGCGCCACGACATCACTGACCTATCCCGCCGCCTTCATGCTGGCCGCGGCTATGAATCCCTGTCCCTGCGGCTATTTTGGCGATACCAGTCACGAATGCAATTGCACCACCGGGGCTATTCAGCGCTATATGTCTCGTATTTCGGGGCCCCTTCTGGACCGAATCGATATTCATATCACCGTACCGTCGGTCAAATTTAAAGAACTCTCCTCCGAATCGGCCGGCGAGAAATCCGAAATTATCCGGGCCCGGGTTAATATGGCCCGTAAGCGCCAACTGGCGCGGTTCAATAATGAAAAGAAAATTTTCTGCAATGCCCATATGCAGTCAAAAGATATTCGGAAATACTGCCCGATCGATGAAAAATCGAAATCTCTTTTGAACCTGGCCATCAGCCGTCAGGGTCTTTCCGCCCGCGCCTATGACCGTATCCTCAAAGTCGCCCGAACCATTGCCGATCTGGAAAATATCGAAAATATCGATGCTGTCCATATCGCCGAGGCGATTCATTATCGCTCTCTGGACAGGAATCTTTGGTTAATATAA
- a CDS encoding Serine phosphatase RsbU, producing MTTHQSKLEKLFLHAARMLNSTLEYEELMRQVLELTVEATGSEAALAYRLDKNLDIMKVRFFDGRDYSVKTLSLPRGQGIIGWVAEHQEPIIANDVTSDPRYHQQAEIFGDLSLRSVLAIPLIGRGQMIGVIEAINKIDGVYTDEDLDILVGLANQMAVAIDNARLYREAKQEAMERQLLYDVGKKLSSTLNIDEVLQLILDSLQKVVGFDAGGVFLINDEKGEVATVFAVGYDPLRQEYIQLKIGQGLVGWVAKNGEAVIVPDVTKDTRYISARQQTKSEIVTPIRIDGRIIGVLNLESDHASFYNRKSLELITAFASHAAISIERAMLHKKMLENRRLEEQLSIAREIQLTFLPKHDPQISGYDISGVNIPSGEVGGDYFDFIKIIEHQTGIAIADVAGKGIPASLIMAAFRASLIAEIRNNYAIRMICRKVNSLIYESVERENYVTAVYGVLDSKNDIFTFSNCGHNHPILLRRGGRVEYLKEGGLALGVIPDTDYEERPIFIQSGDTIMFYTDGVSEAKNGRGEDFGVERLVAVLKRHKDLKASDLLKKIYEAVKEYASETHVFDDLTMLIIKKI from the coding sequence ATGACAACCCATCAGTCAAAATTAGAGAAACTGTTTCTGCACGCCGCCCGCATGCTAAATTCCACCCTGGAATACGAGGAATTAATGCGTCAGGTGCTGGAACTCACCGTCGAAGCCACCGGATCCGAGGCCGCTCTTGCCTATCGCCTGGACAAAAATCTGGATATAATGAAAGTCCGTTTTTTCGACGGGCGCGATTATTCGGTCAAAACCCTTTCCCTGCCGCGCGGGCAGGGAATAATCGGCTGGGTGGCCGAACATCAGGAACCGATTATCGCCAACGATGTCACTTCTGATCCCCGATATCATCAGCAGGCTGAAATTTTCGGAGATCTGTCGCTCCGATCGGTTCTGGCCATACCGCTCATCGGGCGGGGTCAAATGATCGGCGTCATTGAAGCCATCAACAAAATCGACGGTGTCTATACCGATGAGGACTTGGACATCTTGGTCGGTCTGGCCAATCAGATGGCGGTCGCTATTGATAACGCCCGGCTTTATCGCGAGGCCAAACAGGAGGCGATGGAGCGTCAGTTGCTCTATGATGTCGGCAAGAAATTGAGCAGCACCCTGAATATCGATGAGGTCCTGCAATTAATATTGGACTCTCTGCAGAAAGTGGTCGGGTTTGACGCCGGCGGAGTCTTTTTAATTAACGACGAAAAGGGAGAGGTGGCCACGGTTTTTGCAGTCGGCTATGATCCTTTAAGGCAGGAATATATTCAATTGAAAATTGGCCAGGGACTGGTCGGGTGGGTGGCTAAGAACGGCGAAGCGGTCATTGTTCCCGATGTAACCAAAGATACCCGCTACATCAGCGCCCGTCAGCAGACCAAATCGGAAATCGTGACCCCGATACGAATCGATGGGCGCATCATCGGGGTCCTGAACCTGGAATCGGATCATGCCTCTTTTTACAATCGTAAGAGTTTGGAATTGATTACGGCGTTCGCCAGTCATGCCGCCATATCCATCGAAAGGGCTATGCTCCACAAAAAAATGCTTGAAAACAGGCGTCTGGAAGAACAACTTTCCATTGCTCGGGAAATTCAGCTCACTTTCTTGCCCAAGCATGATCCTCAGATCTCCGGCTATGATATCTCCGGCGTAAATATCCCGTCCGGCGAAGTCGGCGGTGATTATTTCGATTTCATCAAGATTATCGAACATCAGACCGGCATCGCCATCGCCGATGTGGCCGGAAAAGGGATCCCGGCGTCTCTCATCATGGCCGCCTTCAGGGCCTCCCTGATAGCCGAGATCCGCAACAACTATGCTATCCGCATGATTTGCCGTAAGGTTAATTCGCTCATTTATGAATCGGTGGAGCGGGAGAATTATGTCACCGCGGTCTATGGGGTTCTCGATTCCAAGAACGATATTTTCACCTTTTCCAACTGCGGGCATAATCATCCCATCCTGCTTCGCCGCGGGGGGCGGGTCGAATATCTCAAGGAAGGAGGTCTGGCCCTCGGAGTGATTCCTGATACCGATTACGAGGAGCGGCCCATCTTTATCCAGTCGGGTGATACAATTATGTTTTATACTGACGGGGTCTCGGAAGCAAAAAATGGCCGGGGAGAGGATTTCGGGGTGGAACGACTGGTCGCCGTCCTCAAGCGCCACAAAGATCTGAAAGCTTCGGATTTACTGAAAAAAATCTATGAAGCCGTAAAGGAATATGCGTCAGAAACGCACGTTTTCGACGATCTGACCATGCTCATTATCAAGAAGATTTAA
- a CDS encoding hypothetical protein (Evidence 5 : Unknown function), giving the protein MAITDESAGAKPGTRKKRKGKLSTPEARREYQRRYYQLHKEKAKEYQRQYNLTHKKKARGGRGRANFNCPREVIRSTFNTSDIMHSPVEKTLKILEKIISGERLFTM; this is encoded by the coding sequence ATGGCGATAACGGATGAATCCGCTGGAGCCAAACCAGGAACCAGGAAAAAAAGGAAGGGTAAGCTTTCAACGCCGGAGGCCCGCCGGGAGTATCAGAGGCGTTACTATCAACTCCACAAAGAGAAGGCCAAGGAATATCAGAGGCAGTATAATCTGACTCACAAGAAGAAGGCCCGTGGGGGCCGGGGGAGAGCCAATTTTAACTGCCCCCGGGAAGTCATTAGATCCACTTTTAATACTTCCGACATTATGCATTCCCCGGTCGAGAAAACTCTCAAGATCCTGGAAAAAATCATAAGTGGTGAACGGCTGTTTACCATGTAG
- a CDS encoding hypothetical protein (Evidence 5 : Unknown function) has product MRKLFILIISILALYIAGCGGDKGSNPPPPPVPTVRLVVDTTAAPGMTNVNAGAWNSVESVMVEIGSGSDYGLDADLGHINVNLKAIKKNDTLYLRAKWQDATANIWGNYMRPLPQVIDWEQVTSAGDDRFFVMFDAGDNGTEKADCSKMCHATSMKPTNGHADVINWSATSTAPGFMADDEWWNNVTGRLFDNTVNAYVYRDNWNSFSNVPYYMHKDTIAFLGPYLYLTDTVAMNYATIQWPSNYRMPGYRIDSTIYNSPSRSSYSRWDVRAISQYDSTSSPHTWTIVMSRALNTGHIDDVNLALAGFDSVQVTIAAANAHSSDPVNASWQHSGSKPFYLILKR; this is encoded by the coding sequence ATGAGAAAACTATTTATCCTTATAATTTCAATTCTTGCCCTGTATATCGCCGGCTGCGGCGGTGACAAAGGCTCCAATCCGCCGCCCCCACCTGTCCCGACTGTCAGACTGGTGGTCGATACGACTGCCGCTCCTGGAATGACAAATGTCAATGCCGGCGCCTGGAATTCCGTTGAATCCGTCATGGTAGAAATCGGCAGCGGCAGTGATTATGGTCTCGACGCCGATCTGGGACATATCAATGTCAATCTCAAGGCCATAAAAAAGAATGACACCCTGTACCTTCGCGCCAAATGGCAGGATGCCACTGCCAATATCTGGGGAAATTATATGCGGCCCTTACCTCAGGTTATTGATTGGGAACAGGTAACATCCGCCGGCGATGACCGCTTTTTTGTCATGTTTGACGCTGGCGACAACGGCACGGAAAAGGCCGACTGCTCCAAGATGTGTCATGCCACCTCTATGAAACCTACCAATGGGCACGCCGACGTTATCAACTGGAGCGCCACCTCGACCGCCCCGGGATTTATGGCCGATGATGAATGGTGGAATAATGTCACCGGCAGACTCTTCGACAACACCGTAAATGCCTACGTTTATCGGGACAATTGGAATTCATTCAGCAATGTTCCGTATTATATGCACAAGGATACGATCGCTTTTCTGGGGCCCTATTTATATCTTACTGATACGGTCGCTATGAATTATGCGACTATCCAGTGGCCCTCAAATTATAGAATGCCCGGGTACCGAATAGATTCCACTATTTACAATTCCCCCAGTCGCTCCAGCTACAGCCGCTGGGATGTTCGAGCCATTTCCCAGTATGATTCCACTTCCTCTCCGCATACCTGGACTATCGTGATGTCCCGGGCTCTGAACACCGGTCATATCGATGATGTCAACCTGGCCCTGGCCGGATTCGATTCCGTGCAGGTGACCATCGCCGCCGCCAATGCCCACTCCTCCGATCCTGTCAACGCATCCTGGCAGCACTCCGGTTCGAAGCCGTTTTACCTGATCTTAAAGCGCTAA
- the ppdK gene encoding Pyruvate, phosphate dikinase, with translation MVAAKKDNLKKSVIAKAPKKVSREKSMPKKSEPKTIKKSKESKSSGKGKSSREKVTASFTLGHSPYYFFGGGKADGDGTMRDLLGGKGAGLAEMTRAGIPVPPGFTMTTEVCKVFYQNEMQIPKEIDHDLEKMINRVGELVGAKFGDPDNPLLVSVRSGAKFSMPGMMDTILNLGLNKQTLEGLAKKTGDERFAYDNYRRFVQMFGNVVLGIDKEKFEEIIEQKKKERKIKQDSSLQVEDLNDIIKKYKAIIKRKTGELFPDDPMVQLRMARDAVFRSWNNPRAISYRRMNNIPGDLGTAVNIQAMVYGXMGNTSGTGVGFTRNPATGDKEFYGEYLLNAQGEDVVAGIRTPQPITQLGEEMPDVFKQLKEITTRLEKHYRDVQDFEFTIQESKLFMLQTRTGKRTVQAALKIAVDMVKEKLITKEEALMRLEPAQLDQLLHKRLDPNAEYEVIARGLPASPGAAHGAIYFTADAAVKASSGKEPVILVRQETNPDDIEGMHAAAGILTSRGGMTSHAAVVARGMGKCCVAGCEAARVNETKKQLQIGKLILKEKDIITINGSTGEVMIGEVPTIDPELSGEFAEYMSWADEIRRLKVRANADTPSDSIQARKFGAQGIGLCRTEHMFFAEDRLPSVQEMILADTTEERQQALDKLLPFQKSDFKGLFEVMDGLPVTIRTLDPPLHEFLPNKKVIEQEIAALDKTDENYDELLARKRKILQRIDELKEINPMLGHRGCRLGIVYPEITEMQVRAIIEAACAVAREKKTVVPEIMIPLVGHINEFRNQKEVVKRIADEVIARHKAKIEYHIGTMIEIPRAALTADEIASEAEFFSFGTNDLTQMTMGFSRDDAAKFLLYYVEKGILPKDPFVSIDQVGVGQLVEMGTKRGRSAKPDLKIGICGEHGGDPDSIEFCNRIGLDYVSCSPFRVPIARLAAAQATIKEKKKTAERDK, from the coding sequence ATGGTTGCGGCAAAAAAAGATAACTTGAAAAAATCTGTGATAGCCAAAGCACCGAAAAAGGTTTCGAGGGAAAAAAGCATGCCTAAAAAATCTGAACCTAAGACGATAAAGAAAAGCAAAGAATCAAAATCATCAGGAAAAGGAAAATCGTCCAGAGAAAAGGTTACCGCTTCTTTTACACTTGGACATTCGCCTTATTATTTCTTCGGCGGCGGCAAAGCCGACGGTGATGGCACCATGCGTGATCTGCTCGGCGGCAAGGGAGCCGGGCTGGCCGAAATGACCCGTGCCGGAATCCCTGTTCCGCCGGGATTCACCATGACTACCGAAGTCTGTAAGGTTTTCTATCAGAACGAAATGCAGATTCCGAAAGAAATCGATCACGATCTGGAGAAGATGATAAATCGGGTCGGCGAATTGGTTGGAGCCAAATTCGGCGATCCCGATAATCCTCTCCTGGTGTCGGTCCGTTCCGGGGCCAAATTCTCGATGCCCGGCATGATGGATACTATCCTCAATTTGGGTCTCAACAAGCAGACTTTGGAAGGGCTTGCCAAAAAGACCGGAGATGAACGCTTCGCCTATGATAATTACCGCCGTTTTGTGCAGATGTTCGGCAATGTCGTGCTCGGCATTGACAAGGAAAAATTCGAGGAAATTATCGAGCAGAAGAAAAAAGAGAGGAAAATCAAACAGGATTCCTCTCTCCAGGTCGAGGACCTCAACGACATCATCAAGAAATACAAAGCCATTATCAAGAGAAAAACCGGCGAGTTGTTCCCCGATGATCCGATGGTGCAATTGCGCATGGCCCGGGATGCCGTCTTCCGTTCCTGGAATAATCCCAGAGCCATCAGTTACCGCCGCATGAATAATATCCCCGGTGATCTCGGGACGGCCGTCAATATTCAGGCCATGGTGTACGGCAANATGGGCAACACCTCCGGCACCGGCGTCGGCTTTACCCGTAATCCCGCCACCGGCGATAAGGAATTTTACGGGGAATATTTGCTGAATGCGCAGGGCGAGGATGTCGTCGCCGGCATTCGGACCCCCCAGCCGATTACCCAATTGGGCGAGGAAATGCCGGACGTCTTTAAACAATTGAAAGAAATTACGACCCGGCTGGAGAAGCACTACCGCGATGTGCAGGACTTCGAATTTACTATTCAGGAAAGCAAACTCTTCATGCTTCAGACCCGAACCGGTAAACGAACCGTCCAGGCGGCGCTGAAAATAGCGGTCGACATGGTTAAGGAAAAGCTTATCACCAAAGAAGAGGCTCTGATGCGTCTGGAGCCGGCCCAATTGGATCAACTGCTTCATAAAAGATTGGACCCCAATGCTGAATACGAAGTCATAGCGCGCGGACTGCCGGCCTCACCGGGGGCCGCCCATGGGGCGATCTATTTTACCGCCGATGCGGCCGTGAAAGCTTCCAGCGGGAAGGAACCGGTCATACTGGTTCGTCAGGAAACCAATCCCGATGATATCGAGGGAATGCATGCTGCCGCCGGAATTCTCACGTCTCGGGGCGGAATGACATCGCATGCCGCCGTCGTCGCCCGGGGCATGGGAAAATGCTGTGTCGCCGGATGCGAGGCGGCGCGGGTCAATGAAACCAAAAAGCAGTTACAGATCGGCAAACTCATTCTTAAGGAAAAAGACATTATTACCATTAACGGCTCGACCGGCGAAGTCATGATCGGTGAGGTGCCGACCATCGATCCGGAACTCTCCGGGGAATTCGCTGAATACATGAGCTGGGCCGATGAGATTCGCCGCTTGAAAGTCCGGGCCAATGCCGATACTCCGTCTGATTCTATTCAGGCCCGCAAATTCGGAGCGCAGGGAATAGGGCTCTGCCGTACCGAACACATGTTTTTTGCCGAAGATCGTCTCCCTAGTGTGCAGGAGATGATTTTGGCCGACACGACCGAAGAACGTCAACAGGCCCTCGATAAACTTCTGCCGTTTCAGAAAAGCGATTTTAAGGGGCTGTTCGAAGTCATGGATGGGCTTCCCGTGACTATCCGAACTCTCGATCCGCCACTGCACGAGTTTCTGCCGAACAAAAAAGTGATCGAGCAGGAAATAGCGGCCCTGGATAAGACCGATGAAAACTATGATGAACTCCTGGCCCGGAAACGGAAAATATTGCAGCGGATTGACGAACTGAAAGAAATCAATCCCATGCTCGGTCATCGCGGCTGCCGCCTCGGCATAGTTTATCCCGAGATAACGGAAATGCAGGTCCGGGCCATTATTGAGGCGGCCTGCGCCGTTGCCAGAGAGAAAAAGACCGTCGTGCCCGAAATCATGATTCCCCTGGTCGGTCATATCAATGAATTCCGTAATCAGAAGGAAGTAGTGAAGCGAATCGCCGATGAGGTCATCGCTCGGCATAAGGCCAAAATCGAATATCATATCGGAACGATGATCGAAATTCCGCGGGCCGCGCTGACCGCCGATGAAATCGCCTCCGAAGCGGAATTTTTCAGTTTCGGTACCAATGACTTGACCCAGATGACAATGGGATTTTCTCGCGATGATGCTGCCAAATTCCTTCTTTATTATGTCGAGAAAGGGATTCTTCCCAAGGACCCATTTGTATCCATCGATCAGGTTGGTGTGGGGCAACTTGTAGAAATGGGCACGAAAAGAGGACGCTCCGCCAAACCCGACTTAAAAATCGGTATTTGCGGAGAACACGGCGGTGACCCTGATTCAATTGAATTCTGCAACCGTATCGGTCTCGATTACGTTTCCTGTTCGCCGTTCCGGGTTCCGATTGCCCGTCTGGCGGCCGCGCAGGCGACCATTAAGGAAAAGAAAAAGACCGCCGAACGCGATAAATAG
- a CDS encoding hypothetical protein (Evidence 5 : Unknown function), translating into MKRLLPIIFLLLLYSSLLLVLMSGGCGKNSTSSTVQFMPGTYRGIYEVIKHWQSPDQEMKVDTMNFYFIQPDTFRMYLADDDNYRRFCDVIRGKFIFGRDSLKLQNITTNTSQQCTPGEEPGAEYQYLVDHGIIVFKTSDTALYRRIELWNKL; encoded by the coding sequence ATGAAACGTTTGCTTCCCATAATTTTCCTCCTGTTGCTTTACAGTTCGCTCTTATTGGTTCTTATGAGCGGTGGTTGTGGCAAGAACAGCACTTCCAGCACCGTCCAATTCATGCCCGGAACCTATAGGGGAATTTATGAAGTCATCAAGCACTGGCAATCACCGGATCAGGAGATGAAAGTCGATACCATGAATTTCTATTTCATACAGCCCGATACTTTTCGCATGTATCTGGCCGATGACGACAACTACCGCCGGTTTTGTGATGTCATCCGGGGCAAATTCATTTTTGGCCGGGACTCGCTTAAACTTCAAAATATTACGACCAATACCTCCCAGCAATGTACCCCCGGCGAAGAACCCGGCGCCGAATATCAATATCTTGTCGATCACGGGATAATTGTCTTCAAAACCTCCGACACCGCCCTCTATCGCCGCATCGAACTCTGGAATAAACTTTAG
- a CDS encoding putative Inorganic diphosphatase (Evidence 3 : Putative function from multiple computational evidences; Product type e : enzyme), which translates to MDDITTILFDVGGPLVNDDPAIDAWHEHLRQLVLDRTGQEFSTADIGAIMEQSIACYAPSFISFVIWQMVRPNKNLFYELRRECDRFPFEKLVEPVPGVIDILKQLKGHFKLGIVANQNSAMGRTLEEMGILSFFDSKMMSEDLRLAKPDTRIFLAVLQSLGSRPEEAAMIGDRQDNDIVPAKSLKMTAVRLLVGPHRHQAVRYPREEPDHTIQNLSGLLDIPFISNKLNL; encoded by the coding sequence ATGGACGATATAACAACCATCCTTTTTGATGTCGGCGGGCCGCTGGTAAACGACGATCCCGCCATCGATGCCTGGCACGAGCACCTGCGCCAATTGGTCCTTGACAGAACGGGGCAGGAATTCAGCACGGCCGATATCGGCGCGATAATGGAGCAGTCGATCGCCTGTTACGCTCCGTCTTTTATATCTTTTGTGATCTGGCAAATGGTACGACCGAATAAAAATCTTTTCTATGAATTGCGGCGCGAATGTGACCGTTTCCCCTTTGAAAAATTGGTGGAGCCGGTCCCCGGTGTCATCGATATTTTGAAGCAACTGAAAGGTCATTTCAAATTGGGGATTGTCGCTAACCAAAATTCCGCCATGGGGAGAACCCTCGAGGAAATGGGGATCCTGTCTTTCTTTGATTCAAAAATGATGTCCGAGGATTTGCGCCTGGCCAAGCCGGATACCCGCATTTTTCTGGCCGTTTTACAGTCCCTCGGTTCGCGGCCCGAAGAAGCCGCCATGATTGGCGACCGTCAGGATAACGATATCGTGCCCGCGAAATCACTCAAGATGACCGCCGTCAGACTTCTGGTCGGCCCTCATCGCCACCAGGCCGTTCGCTATCCCCGGGAGGAACCGGACCACACCATCCAAAACCTGTCGGGACTTCTGGATATACCCTTTATTTCCAACAAGTTAAATCTCTAA
- a CDS encoding hypothetical protein (Evidence 5 : Unknown function), whose amino-acid sequence MARFFLSILIAIFVLALVSGCPKDTIVKPPSTLVGNYHGLITIIRGYDTSTPTTVQEWIDWTFSDYKFWMTAEKTDLLPKIFCDITGNYSLTDKITLSDTSMTDVFTCIHEDIPVGTFSIFREADSVKISGTMREGSRWVEIALKKE is encoded by the coding sequence ATGGCACGGTTCTTCTTGTCGATCCTAATCGCCATTTTTGTATTGGCTTTGGTGTCGGGTTGTCCGAAAGATACAATTGTTAAACCCCCCAGCACTCTTGTCGGCAATTATCATGGCTTAATTACGATTATTCGCGGATACGACACATCCACCCCGACCACAGTTCAGGAGTGGATTGATTGGACCTTCAGTGATTACAAATTCTGGATGACTGCGGAGAAAACTGACCTTCTGCCCAAAATCTTCTGTGACATCACCGGAAATTATAGTTTAACCGACAAAATTACTCTATCAGATACCAGTATGACCGACGTTTTTACGTGCATTCATGAAGATATACCGGTCGGCACTTTTTCTATTTTCCGAGAAGCCGATAGCGTCAAGATATCGGGAACCATGCGGGAAGGAAGCCGCTGGGTCGAAATTGCGCTAAAAAAAGAATAG